In Nanohaloarchaea archaeon SW_7_43_1, a single window of DNA contains:
- a CDS encoding histidine--tRNA ligase, whose protein sequence is MTEIQSLKGFYDRYPDEWSSWKKLIEVVDETAEEFGFRQIDTPNLEKADLYRVKSGDELMDQMYSFEDKGNREVSLTPEQTPTRARLVQQRKDLKTPIKWYDTSKRWRYENVQKGRDREFFQGDFDIFGIESVEADAEVIAAAARIYEKLDLTDRVRFQLNDRNLLESMLEAHGVENTEEVMQVIDDKEKISTEEFLKEMEETGVDSGKAEKIDDLTGISGPISEQIGELREKAPEEAQESVDRMENLSEALESYDVADQCRLDLSIVRGLAYYTGLVFEAFDDEGDLRALFGGGRYDELVGIFGSQEVPAVGFAFGYSTTVELLKKEDQWPLKEVETDIYVLSVSENVRDTALKYATTLREKGLSVETDLSGRGFGEQLGYADSINAKRVLIVGERDLENDQVTMKHMDSGKEEEIEKDEVVEHLEREKFL, encoded by the coding sequence ATGACAGAGATTCAGAGCCTGAAAGGATTTTATGACCGGTACCCGGATGAATGGAGCAGCTGGAAGAAACTGATTGAAGTAGTGGATGAAACAGCTGAGGAGTTCGGCTTCAGACAGATAGATACTCCGAACCTGGAGAAAGCTGATCTTTACAGAGTGAAGTCTGGCGATGAACTGATGGATCAGATGTACAGTTTTGAAGATAAGGGTAATCGGGAGGTATCACTCACACCGGAGCAGACTCCTACACGGGCCCGTTTGGTTCAGCAGAGAAAGGATTTGAAGACACCGATCAAATGGTATGACACATCCAAAAGATGGAGGTACGAGAACGTCCAGAAAGGTCGAGATAGAGAGTTCTTCCAAGGAGACTTTGACATCTTCGGAATTGAATCAGTTGAGGCCGATGCCGAGGTAATCGCAGCAGCCGCAAGAATATATGAAAAACTTGATCTAACGGATCGGGTAAGGTTCCAGCTGAACGACAGAAATCTTCTCGAGTCAATGCTTGAAGCTCACGGAGTAGAGAACACTGAGGAGGTAATGCAGGTAATTGACGACAAGGAGAAAATAAGTACTGAAGAATTCCTCAAAGAGATGGAAGAGACAGGAGTAGACTCCGGAAAGGCAGAGAAAATCGATGATTTAACCGGAATCTCAGGTCCGATAAGCGAACAGATAGGTGAGTTAAGGGAAAAAGCACCGGAAGAAGCACAGGAATCGGTAGATAGAATGGAGAATCTCTCCGAAGCCCTTGAATCCTACGATGTAGCGGATCAATGCCGCCTTGATCTATCGATTGTTAGAGGACTCGCTTACTATACTGGACTGGTTTTCGAGGCATTTGACGATGAAGGAGATCTTCGAGCATTATTCGGTGGGGGAAGATACGATGAACTGGTCGGTATTTTTGGGAGCCAGGAAGTACCGGCGGTTGGCTTTGCCTTCGGATACTCCACTACTGTGGAACTTCTCAAGAAGGAGGATCAATGGCCTCTGAAAGAGGTTGAGACTGATATCTATGTTCTCTCAGTAAGTGAAAACGTGAGAGACACCGCACTTAAGTATGCAACGACATTAAGAGAGAAAGGACTGTCTGTGGAAACTGATCTCTCCGGAAGAGGTTTTGGGGAACAGTTAGGTTATGCTGACTCGATCAACGCGAAAAGAGTGCTGATTGTCGGAGAACGTGACCTGGAAAACGATCAGGTAACGATGAAACATATGGATTCGGGGAAGGAAGAAGAAATCGAGAAAGATGAAGTAGTTGAACACCTGGAGAGGGAAAAATTCCTTTAA
- the msrA gene encoding peptide-methionine (S)-S-oxide reductase — protein sequence MITEELETASFGIGCFWSETEFGRLDGVKKTRVGYSGGEKDDPTYQDIGDHTETVQLDYDPEEISYEELLDVFWNSHSPVVKKKLQYRSVIFYHTDKQKRKAEESLEKEEEKAGPLETEVEPMKKFYVAEDYHQKYHLRNSKRFKQFEDMSDEEFRECKKAAKVNAEVAGK from the coding sequence ATGATAACAGAGGAACTTGAGACCGCATCATTCGGGATTGGATGTTTTTGGAGTGAGACAGAGTTTGGAAGGCTTGATGGTGTTAAAAAGACCCGAGTAGGATATTCGGGAGGAGAAAAAGACGACCCGACCTACCAGGATATCGGAGATCATACAGAGACAGTTCAGTTAGATTACGATCCTGAAGAGATTAGCTATGAGGAGTTGCTGGATGTTTTCTGGAACTCTCATTCCCCAGTTGTAAAGAAAAAGCTGCAGTATAGATCAGTGATCTTCTACCACACAGATAAGCAGAAAAGGAAAGCAGAGGAAAGCTTGGAGAAGGAGGAAGAAAAAGCCGGTCCTTTGGAGACGGAAGTTGAACCTATGAAGAAGTTCTATGTCGCTGAGGATTACCACCAAAAGTATCATCTCAGGAACAGCAAAAGGTTCAAGCAGTTTGAAGATATGAGCGATGAGGAATTCCGGGAATGTAAGAAAGCTGCAAAAGTAAATGCTGAAGTAGCCGGAAAATAG
- a CDS encoding glucose sorbosone dehydrogenase: protein MKTRNLGIVAVSVLLLMSGALLFDDIKRSIFEPTPTDLEKGVSAENVSYTVEAENLSVPWDIEFLPDDDMLVTERPGYLLRIGGINDTYEVPGVQEAGEGGLLGVTLHPDFQENRYIYLYQTTETEEGLTNRVVRYRFKDNKVQEPETIIEGLPGAFYHDGGRIDFGPEGFLYVTVGDATEKQKAQDTSTLHGSILRLNPNGSVPENPFDNEIYSYGHRNSQGITWDNEGRMWSTEHGDSGTDEINIIEEGANYGWPKIEGNETRQGMKAPVKHSGFDETWAPGGVTYLEESLYFTGLRGQSLYQAELDGESIVSVKTHFRNDFGRLRDVTVGPDGRMYITTSNTDGRGAPQENDDRIISFDPAELE from the coding sequence ATGAAGACGAGAAACCTTGGCATAGTGGCAGTTTCTGTACTTTTACTGATGTCGGGAGCCTTGCTTTTCGATGATATCAAACGTTCCATCTTCGAGCCCACACCGACTGATCTAGAGAAAGGAGTATCTGCAGAAAATGTCTCCTATACAGTAGAAGCGGAAAACCTGAGTGTTCCCTGGGATATAGAGTTTCTTCCGGATGATGATATGCTGGTAACTGAGAGACCAGGTTACTTACTCAGGATCGGCGGCATCAACGATACCTATGAGGTACCTGGGGTTCAGGAAGCAGGTGAAGGAGGACTTCTCGGAGTCACTTTACATCCCGATTTCCAGGAGAACCGGTACATCTATCTTTACCAGACAACTGAGACAGAGGAAGGGTTGACCAACCGGGTTGTCAGATACAGATTTAAGGACAACAAGGTTCAGGAACCTGAGACTATAATCGAAGGTCTTCCAGGCGCATTCTATCATGATGGTGGAAGGATTGACTTTGGACCTGAAGGATTTCTCTATGTAACAGTTGGGGACGCGACGGAGAAGCAGAAAGCCCAAGACACTTCAACTCTCCACGGCTCTATTTTGAGATTGAATCCGAATGGTTCAGTTCCCGAAAATCCTTTCGACAACGAAATCTATAGTTATGGCCACAGAAACTCGCAGGGTATCACATGGGATAATGAGGGAAGAATGTGGTCAACGGAGCATGGAGACTCTGGGACTGATGAAATCAATATTATCGAAGAAGGGGCGAACTACGGATGGCCGAAGATCGAAGGTAATGAAACCCGGCAGGGAATGAAAGCCCCGGTAAAACACTCAGGCTTCGACGAGACTTGGGCGCCAGGAGGAGTGACTTACCTTGAAGAATCTCTTTACTTCACCGGTCTGAGAGGTCAGAGCCTATACCAGGCGGAACTGGATGGGGAAAGTATTGTCTCCGTAAAAACTCATTTCCGGAACGACTTCGGAAGACTCAGAGATGTAACTGTCGGACCTGACGGAAGAATGTATATTACAACCAGCAACACCGACGGAAGAGGCGCGCCTCAGGAAAACGACGACAGGATAATCAGTTTTGACCCCGCTGAGCTCGAGTAA
- a CDS encoding succinylglutamate desuccinylase: MNNVKVEILGDGEPQYAVIACVHGDEPEGWDAIQRFKKSGYEVNEPLKLVLANEEAKAEDERFLEKDLNRVFPGDSEGVHEERLAAKLFDELKGMKSLDLHTTNSRAASFAIISNPNETEKQLAESTGIEKVVDMSFVEGGMDDELDMVVAEASREGETTDHLYKTIINFLAAEGVIDEDFRQTDPEFFHVYDKEEGTNYRFTAQNFQLVQEGEVFAEKEDDTKIASEDFYPILMSTDGYDDMIGFKARKTEL; encoded by the coding sequence GTGAATAATGTGAAAGTGGAAATACTTGGAGACGGCGAACCACAGTATGCGGTAATTGCATGTGTTCACGGCGATGAACCGGAAGGTTGGGACGCAATACAAAGATTCAAAAAATCAGGTTATGAAGTTAATGAACCTCTGAAATTGGTTCTAGCGAATGAAGAGGCTAAAGCTGAAGACGAAAGATTTCTGGAAAAAGATCTTAACCGTGTATTCCCTGGGGATTCTGAAGGTGTTCACGAGGAAAGACTTGCAGCAAAACTTTTCGATGAACTAAAGGGAATGAAGTCTCTGGATTTACATACCACAAACTCAAGAGCGGCATCTTTTGCGATTATCTCAAATCCCAATGAAACAGAGAAACAACTGGCAGAATCCACTGGAATTGAAAAGGTAGTTGACATGTCGTTTGTGGAAGGAGGAATGGATGATGAACTAGATATGGTGGTAGCGGAAGCATCTCGTGAAGGTGAAACAACCGATCACCTCTACAAAACGATCATAAACTTTCTTGCCGCTGAAGGCGTCATAGACGAGGATTTCAGGCAGACCGACCCAGAATTTTTCCATGTCTATGACAAGGAAGAAGGAACTAATTACCGGTTTACGGCGCAGAATTTCCAGCTGGTTCAGGAAGGAGAAGTATTCGCTGAAAAAGAAGACGATACAAAGATTGCTTCAGAAGATTTCTATCCTATACTAATGTCAACAGACGGATACGATGATATGATAGGGTTTAAAGCCAGGAAAACCGAACTCTAG
- a CDS encoding glucose-1-phosphate thymidylyltransferase, which translates to MKAVILAAGKGTRMKPLTEDTPKPLLPVAGKPIIQHNIDLIDSYVNEILVVAGYRIEQFQEYFSATDVKVIEQEEARGTADAAVQVREFIEESAVIMNGDDIYGGSIQKVIEGGNSVLAAEAEKPGNYGVYSESDGEINGLVEKPDNPPSSLVNTGCFSVDVDFFDLLEKVEKSKRGEYEITDALKQYIQETTVEMVRADRWLPCSYPWQLINANGELLDFHKKIQSEVPESTAVRGEVRIEGDVEIDKNCVIEGPAIIKSGCEIGLNSHIRPGTVLEENVEIGNSEIKNSVIREGSAVPHFSYIGDSYIGKNVNIGAGTKTANLLGKEKTVRMKVKGEIHDTGREKMGAIVGSEAKIGVNNSIKPGRKIGYKSVTDSGEKVDDNIPSETTLRDGDTL; encoded by the coding sequence ATGAAAGCAGTAATTCTCGCGGCGGGAAAGGGAACGAGGATGAAACCTCTCACAGAAGACACACCAAAACCGCTTCTCCCGGTAGCCGGTAAACCGATAATACAGCACAATATTGATCTCATAGATAGCTATGTCAATGAAATATTGGTGGTCGCCGGCTATAGGATAGAACAGTTTCAGGAATACTTCTCGGCTACCGATGTAAAAGTAATTGAGCAGGAAGAAGCTCGGGGAACCGCAGACGCTGCAGTTCAGGTCCGTGAATTCATTGAGGAATCAGCTGTTATAATGAACGGAGATGATATCTATGGCGGAAGCATCCAAAAAGTAATTGAGGGAGGTAACTCGGTTCTTGCAGCAGAGGCGGAAAAACCGGGTAATTACGGAGTTTACAGCGAGAGTGATGGAGAGATTAACGGCCTTGTAGAAAAACCTGACAATCCACCTTCCAGTCTTGTTAATACCGGCTGCTTTTCTGTAGATGTAGATTTCTTCGATCTGCTTGAAAAGGTAGAAAAGTCGAAACGTGGAGAATACGAGATAACGGACGCACTGAAACAGTATATCCAGGAGACAACCGTTGAAATGGTAAGAGCCGACAGATGGCTTCCCTGCAGTTATCCATGGCAGTTGATTAACGCAAACGGAGAACTTCTAGATTTTCACAAGAAGATCCAGTCAGAGGTACCTGAATCAACAGCTGTACGCGGAGAAGTCCGGATTGAAGGAGATGTAGAGATAGACAAAAACTGTGTTATTGAAGGACCTGCAATCATAAAATCGGGCTGTGAGATCGGACTGAACAGCCACATTAGGCCGGGAACCGTTCTGGAAGAAAATGTTGAAATCGGAAACTCAGAGATCAAGAACTCGGTGATAAGAGAAGGTTCTGCGGTCCCGCATTTCAGTTATATCGGAGACTCCTACATCGGGAAGAACGTCAACATCGGAGCCGGAACAAAGACCGCCAACCTACTCGGGAAGGAAAAAACCGTCAGGATGAAAGTAAAGGGAGAAATACATGACACCGGAAGAGAGAAAATGGGAGCAATTGTAGGATCTGAGGCAAAAATCGGTGTAAACAATTCGATCAAGCCTGGCCGGAAAATAGGTTATAAATCAGTGACTGACAGCGGAGAGAAAGTCGATGATAATATTCCGTCAGAAACAACATTGAGAGACGGGGATACTCTGTGA
- a CDS encoding DUF1931 domain-containing protein, whose amino-acid sequence MVDVLKKSGVRDAAHGVNVGSDFYDALDDEVKEHIERAVERAEANGRRTVKARDV is encoded by the coding sequence ATGGTAGATGTACTTAAGAAATCAGGCGTCCGAGACGCTGCACACGGAGTCAACGTCGGCTCCGACTTCTATGATGCACTTGATGATGAGGTAAAAGAACACATCGAGAGAGCTGTAGAAAGAGCAGAAGCAAACGGACGCAGAACAGTCAAAGCAAGAGACGTGTAA
- a CDS encoding AbrB family transcriptional regulator, protein MVAEDASVTSKGQVTIPKNIRSKLGIGSGSKVSFILRDGEVVMIPKSDNPLEEMREMRSEIAFSKKEIDDMIEESNSKWADQR, encoded by the coding sequence ATGGTAGCTGAAGATGCAAGTGTTACGAGCAAGGGTCAGGTCACAATTCCCAAGAATATAAGGAGTAAACTTGGTATTGGATCTGGTTCAAAAGTCTCCTTCATATTAAGAGATGGCGAGGTTGTTATGATTCCGAAGTCAGATAATCCTCTGGAGGAAATGCGGGAGATGCGTTCTGAGATAGCTTTCAGTAAGAAAGAGATTGATGATATGATAGAGGAATCAAATAGCAAGTGGGCTGATCAGAGATGA
- a CDS encoding GTPase, whose amino-acid sequence MPYKIGLVGKPSVGKSTFFNAATMNTVEEGNYPFTTIEPSVGEAYVRVDCAAPDFSESCDPRTGFCHNGTRHVPIKMVDVAGLIPGAHEGKGLGNKFLTDLNEADVLIHIVDFSGETDIEGEPTEGHDPREDIDFLENELDMWYLEILEKGIQRYKNKKGQHEPKLEEELAEQMSAFKTNKNEIKQIILSLGLELEPGNWNEEDREQLARTIRKETKPMVIAANKMDTEKAQKNYEEIINDSEYEDLIIIPCSAHAEKALKNAAKEDAVDYYPGDEDFEIRTELSEEKEKGLEKIRDFIQNYDGTGVQEAMETALFDELGVMAVFPGGADGLGDEHGNILPDVFLVPEGATAEDFAFTIHSDLGEGFLHGIDCRENRQIGSNHELKHLDVVEVVSANQ is encoded by the coding sequence ATGCCCTACAAAATCGGATTAGTTGGAAAACCCTCGGTTGGGAAATCAACATTCTTCAACGCTGCAACAATGAATACAGTAGAAGAGGGAAACTATCCCTTCACAACAATTGAGCCATCTGTTGGAGAGGCTTACGTTCGGGTAGACTGTGCAGCACCGGATTTTAGTGAGTCCTGTGACCCTAGAACAGGTTTCTGTCATAACGGTACAAGACATGTACCGATTAAAATGGTGGATGTCGCCGGTCTTATTCCTGGCGCTCATGAAGGAAAAGGACTTGGAAACAAGTTTCTGACCGATCTCAACGAGGCAGATGTTCTGATTCATATAGTGGATTTCTCTGGAGAAACAGATATCGAAGGAGAACCGACGGAAGGACATGATCCACGGGAAGACATTGATTTCCTGGAGAACGAGCTGGATATGTGGTACCTGGAGATACTTGAAAAGGGAATCCAGAGATATAAGAATAAGAAAGGTCAGCATGAACCAAAACTGGAGGAAGAGCTGGCAGAACAGATGTCAGCATTTAAGACCAACAAGAACGAGATCAAACAGATAATACTGTCCCTAGGGCTGGAACTTGAACCAGGAAACTGGAATGAAGAAGATCGTGAACAACTGGCGAGAACTATCAGGAAAGAGACCAAGCCAATGGTGATTGCAGCTAATAAAATGGATACAGAGAAAGCACAGAAAAACTATGAGGAAATTATCAACGATTCAGAGTACGAGGATCTAATTATTATACCTTGCTCTGCTCATGCCGAGAAAGCGCTGAAAAACGCAGCGAAAGAGGACGCAGTGGATTACTATCCGGGTGATGAAGACTTCGAAATAAGGACCGAACTATCCGAGGAGAAGGAGAAAGGACTGGAGAAGATCAGAGACTTCATACAGAATTATGATGGTACAGGAGTTCAGGAAGCCATGGAAACCGCACTGTTCGATGAACTCGGAGTTATGGCAGTTTTTCCCGGAGGTGCGGACGGACTCGGCGACGAACACGGCAACATTCTACCCGATGTATTCCTGGTTCCGGAAGGAGCAACAGCGGAAGACTTTGCATTCACAATTCACAGCGATCTAGGAGAAGGATTTTTACATGGTATCGACTGCAGAGAGAACCGACAAATCGGCTCAAACCATGAACTTAAGCATCTTGATGTTGTAGAAGTAGTTTCTGCTAATCAGTAG
- a CDS encoding VapC toxin family PIN domain ribonuclease has translation MIFLDSWIWLEFFQEDEKSAETEKIIESVEDNSAIISATVLMEVRYQIQRKYGRRKADRLTSLIRSFDNLEIMPVTEEVAVYAADLRNKYYERQKNAISYADSIHIAITEMTGCNKLYTGDPDFSDIEEVETEII, from the coding sequence ATGATTTTCCTTGATTCCTGGATATGGTTGGAATTCTTTCAGGAAGACGAAAAATCTGCAGAGACAGAAAAGATAATAGAGAGTGTAGAGGATAATTCGGCTATAATTTCCGCGACAGTCTTGATGGAGGTAAGGTATCAGATTCAGAGAAAATACGGTCGTAGAAAGGCCGATAGATTAACCAGCCTAATACGGAGTTTTGACAATCTGGAAATAATGCCTGTTACAGAGGAGGTTGCAGTATATGCAGCCGATCTGCGTAACAAATACTACGAAAGACAGAAAAACGCGATTTCATACGCAGATTCGATTCATATTGCCATCACTGAGATGACCGGATGTAACAAGTTATATACTGGCGACCCAGATTTCAGCGATATCGAGGAAGTAGAAACCGAGATAATCTAG
- a CDS encoding TIGR00270 family protein → MASCELCGRDVDSLKKVKIEEATLKACDSCAEMGEEVATGSKKKRKKKKSTTRRTKEDTLVNGYGEKLKEAREGQQLSIEEVADDLNEKESLIAKIEKEDLKPDKSLAEKLAKKFDITLYTNPEVTNYDTGDSVDNRKATMEDVADID, encoded by the coding sequence ATGGCATCATGTGAACTATGTGGAAGAGACGTTGATTCTCTAAAAAAAGTTAAAATCGAAGAAGCAACTCTGAAAGCATGTGATTCATGTGCGGAAATGGGTGAGGAAGTAGCGACCGGGTCGAAGAAGAAACGGAAGAAAAAGAAGTCGACAACCAGAAGAACCAAAGAAGATACACTGGTAAACGGATACGGAGAAAAACTCAAGGAAGCCCGAGAAGGACAGCAACTATCTATCGAGGAGGTGGCAGATGATCTCAACGAGAAGGAATCTCTTATAGCAAAGATAGAAAAAGAGGATCTGAAACCTGATAAATCGCTGGCGGAGAAACTGGCGAAGAAGTTCGACATCACACTCTACACCAATCCAGAGGTTACAAATTACGATACAGGAGACAGCGTTGATAACCGTAAAGCAACGATGGAAGACGTAGCAGACATAGACTAG
- a CDS encoding DUF2892 domain-containing protein, which translates to MEENVGGLDQQVRVAVGAVFGLAALAILGGYTGSYNTPMWVSPVLGVLSLGLLGTAYTCECRLNELLEINTAQ; encoded by the coding sequence ATGGAAGAAAATGTGGGAGGCTTGGATCAACAGGTGAGAGTTGCTGTTGGTGCAGTTTTTGGACTTGCCGCTTTAGCAATTCTAGGCGGTTACACAGGTAGTTACAACACTCCGATGTGGGTTTCGCCAGTGCTTGGAGTTTTATCGCTGGGTTTGCTTGGAACAGCTTATACCTGTGAATGCAGGTTAAACGAGCTCCTAGAAATAAACACGGCTCAGTGA